One Malania oleifera isolate guangnan ecotype guangnan chromosome 10, ASM2987363v1, whole genome shotgun sequence genomic region harbors:
- the LOC131165830 gene encoding mannose-1-phosphate guanylyltransferase 1 isoform X1 — MKALILVGGFGTRLRPLTLSVPKPLVDFANKPMILHQIEALKAIGVNEVVLAINYQPEVMLNFLKEFEAKLGIKITCSQETEPLGTAGPLALARDKLMDDSGEPFFVLNSDVISEYPLKQMIDFHKAHGGEASIMVTKVNSTTSFLPGCILRLGLEVKRFLLFCLQVDEPSKYGVVVMDDSTGKVEKFVEKPKLFVGNKINAGIYLLNPSVLDRIELRPTSIEKEVFPKIAAERKLFAMVLPGFWMDVGQPRDYITGLRLYLDSLRKKTPSKLAIGHHIVGNVLVDESAKIGEGCLIGPDVAIGQGCVVESGVRLSRCTVMRGVRIKKHACVSSSIIGWHSTVGQWARVENMTILGEDVHVGDEIYSNGGVVLPHKEIKSSILKPEIVM; from the exons ATGAAGGCCCTTATTCTGGTCGGAGGGTTTGGAACACGGTTGAGGCCGTTGACACTCAGTGTCCCTAAACCACTTGTTGATTTTGCCAACAAACCAATGATCCTGCATCAG ATAGAAGCTCTTAAAGCTATTGGCGTGAATGAAGTGGTGTTGGCCATCAATTACCAACCTGAG GTGATGCTTAACTTTTTGAAGGAATTTGAGGCCAAGCTTGGGATCAAGATTACTTGCTCTCAAGAAACTGAGCCACTCGGGACTGCTGGCCCTTTGGCTCTTGCAAGGGACAAACTTATGGATGACTCTGGGGAGCCATTTTTTGTCCTCAACAGTGATGTTATCAGTGAGTACCCACTCAAACAAATGATTGATTTCCACAAAGCTCATGGAGGAGAGGCCTCCATAATGGTAACCAAGGTAAATAGTACTACTTCTTTCTTGCCTGGATGCATCCTAAGACTTGGACTTGAAGTAAAAAGATTCCTGCTATTTTGTTTACAGGTGGATGAACCTTCAAAATATGGTGTGGTGGTTATGGATGACTCAACTGGGAAAGTTGAGAAATTTGTAGAGAAACCAAAATTATTTGTCGGTAACAAAATCAACGCAGGGATATACCTGCTGAACCCATCGGTTCTTGATCGAATTGAGTTGAGGCCAACTTCAATTGAGAAAGAAGTCTTCCCAAAAATTGCAGCAGAGAGGAAGCTCTTTGCTATGGTCCTCCCGGGATTTTGGATGGACGTTGGGCAGCCAAGGGATTACATCACGGGCCTGAGACTCTACCTAGATTCTCTGAGAAAGAAAACACCATCTAAGTTAGCCATCGGTCACCATATTGTGGGAAATGTCCTTGTGGATGAGAGCGCCAAAATTGGGGAGGGTTGTCTGATTGGGCCTGATGTTGCAATTGGGCAAGGATGTGTGGTTGAGTCGGGAGTTAGGCTCTCGCGTTGCACAGTGATGCGTGGAGTTCGCATCAAGAAACACGCATGCGTTTCCAGCAGTATCATCGGTTGGCACTCCACTGTTGGGCAGTGGGCCCGTGTAGAGAACATGACTATTCTTGGAGAAGATGTTCATGTTGGTGATGAAATTTACAGCAATGGTGGTGTGGTTCTGCCCCATAAAGAGATCAAATCCAGCATTTTGAAGCCAGAGATCGTAATGTGA
- the LOC131165830 gene encoding mannose-1-phosphate guanylyltransferase 1 isoform X2 — MKALILVGGFGTRLRPLTLSVPKPLVDFANKPMILHQIEALKAIGVNEVVLAINYQPEVMLNFLKEFEAKLGIKITCSQETEPLGTAGPLALARDKLMDDSGEPFFVLNSDVISEYPLKQMIDFHKAHGGEASIMVTKVDEPSKYGVVVMDDSTGKVEKFVEKPKLFVGNKINAGIYLLNPSVLDRIELRPTSIEKEVFPKIAAERKLFAMVLPGFWMDVGQPRDYITGLRLYLDSLRKKTPSKLAIGHHIVGNVLVDESAKIGEGCLIGPDVAIGQGCVVESGVRLSRCTVMRGVRIKKHACVSSSIIGWHSTVGQWARVENMTILGEDVHVGDEIYSNGGVVLPHKEIKSSILKPEIVM, encoded by the exons ATGAAGGCCCTTATTCTGGTCGGAGGGTTTGGAACACGGTTGAGGCCGTTGACACTCAGTGTCCCTAAACCACTTGTTGATTTTGCCAACAAACCAATGATCCTGCATCAG ATAGAAGCTCTTAAAGCTATTGGCGTGAATGAAGTGGTGTTGGCCATCAATTACCAACCTGAG GTGATGCTTAACTTTTTGAAGGAATTTGAGGCCAAGCTTGGGATCAAGATTACTTGCTCTCAAGAAACTGAGCCACTCGGGACTGCTGGCCCTTTGGCTCTTGCAAGGGACAAACTTATGGATGACTCTGGGGAGCCATTTTTTGTCCTCAACAGTGATGTTATCAGTGAGTACCCACTCAAACAAATGATTGATTTCCACAAAGCTCATGGAGGAGAGGCCTCCATAATGGTAACCAAG GTGGATGAACCTTCAAAATATGGTGTGGTGGTTATGGATGACTCAACTGGGAAAGTTGAGAAATTTGTAGAGAAACCAAAATTATTTGTCGGTAACAAAATCAACGCAGGGATATACCTGCTGAACCCATCGGTTCTTGATCGAATTGAGTTGAGGCCAACTTCAATTGAGAAAGAAGTCTTCCCAAAAATTGCAGCAGAGAGGAAGCTCTTTGCTATGGTCCTCCCGGGATTTTGGATGGACGTTGGGCAGCCAAGGGATTACATCACGGGCCTGAGACTCTACCTAGATTCTCTGAGAAAGAAAACACCATCTAAGTTAGCCATCGGTCACCATATTGTGGGAAATGTCCTTGTGGATGAGAGCGCCAAAATTGGGGAGGGTTGTCTGATTGGGCCTGATGTTGCAATTGGGCAAGGATGTGTGGTTGAGTCGGGAGTTAGGCTCTCGCGTTGCACAGTGATGCGTGGAGTTCGCATCAAGAAACACGCATGCGTTTCCAGCAGTATCATCGGTTGGCACTCCACTGTTGGGCAGTGGGCCCGTGTAGAGAACATGACTATTCTTGGAGAAGATGTTCATGTTGGTGATGAAATTTACAGCAATGGTGGTGTGGTTCTGCCCCATAAAGAGATCAAATCCAGCATTTTGAAGCCAGAGATCGTAATGTGA